A region from the Lytechinus variegatus isolate NC3 chromosome 6, Lvar_3.0, whole genome shotgun sequence genome encodes:
- the LOC121417083 gene encoding uncharacterized protein LOC121417083, with protein MAGLRHTYVTILGVILISYGIILNVLGAIASFIHPGSYHHGAVGTPMWGGLAYIILGAVNAVKGLKRNKEKGGISLLLSTTNFLAAIVSFVVIALTSWSMSASGIITDNSVTELTVTSQTNATNDNLTGLQLSLTPIYSTVISSCVIIILMVFISLFLDCVRIIYARPAITAQVHHGKGWDERDGPGKAYPIIEEEATPQYHHGDAVGEVVYGNSPPLPRVQVVKTIERPSFHYHMEPITEDNRVAIPYHAHHPSHAHHPEHAHYPDHVRQPSYERSKKRQTITTHQPHTIERENRNRKYPYQSNPGPEVREVAEREDRRPKPYFYL; from the exons ATGGCAGGATTACGTCATACTTACGTCACAATTTTGGGTGTGATCCTCATTTCTTATGGCATCATACTCAACGTGCTTGGCGCCATAGCTTCCTTTATACATCCGGGTTCTTACCATCATGGCGCCGTGGGAACACCGATGTGGGGAGGGCTAGCG tatatcaTATTAGGAGCAGTGAATGCTGTAAAAGGActgaaaagaaacaaagaaaag ggcgGCATATCTTTGCTTCTCTCTACTACCAACTTTCTCGCCGCGATCGTATCATTCGTAGTCATAGCGCTGACGTCATGGTCAATGTCCGCATCAGGTATCATCACTGATAACTCCGTCACTGAGCTCACTGTGACGTCACAAACGAATGCTACTAATGACAATCTAACTGGCCTTCAGCTCTCATTGACACCGATATATTCCACAGTAATCTCGTCATGCGTTATCATCATTCTCATGGTGTTCATTAGCTTGTTTTTAGACTGTGTGCGTATCATCTACGCGAGACCTGCGATTACTGCGCAGGTGCATCATGGGAAGGGATGGGATGAGAGGGATGGTCCGGGGAAAGCGTACCCCATCATCGAGGAGGAAGCCACGCCTCAATATCACCACGGCGACGCGGTGGGCGAGGTCGTGTATGGCAATTCTCCCCCGTTGCCGAGGGTACAGGTCGTTAAAACCATCGAAAGGCCCAGTTTTCATTACCACATGGAACCAATAACGGAAGATAACCGTGTTGCAATTCCATACCACGCCCATCATCCAAGCCACGCCCATCATCCAGAGCACGCCCATTATCCAGACCACGTCCGTCAACCGAGCTACGAACGTTCAAAGAAGAGACAAACAATCACCACACACCAACCTCATACGATTGAGAGAGAAAATAGAAACAGAAAATATCCTTACCAG TCTAACCCGGGACCGGAAGTCAGGGAAGTAGCAGAAAGGGAAGACAGACGTCCGAAACCATACTTCTACCTGTGA